The genomic stretch TTATAAAAACTAAAAAAAGAGACCTAATGCCGACTAAACTAGCGATCAATCTTCATCATCTAGGGCAGTAATTTTCATTGATTATGGCTCGTTCTACATCATCAAAATCTCCAAAAAAGCATAGGAATAGTACTAGTAGTAATGAAGTAGTAAAAGGAAGTGATGGAAGGACAGGAAGTGAGAAGAAGAAGGGACCAGATGAGGAAGACGTGTTACGTACAAAACCCATGCATGAAGTTAATCCTGTCCCTGGACTATCCTTTGAGGATGAGGAGAATCCGGATGCAAGCATACAATGGGTGACCAAGAGAGGTAAAAAAAATGGTAAGAATTCTGTAGTAGTTGAGACAATTGATAGTAATGATGAGAATAATGACACTGAAATGGATGAGTTGTTACAATTCACAAATGAAGATGTCAGTGAAGAAATTGCCTATTGGAATCAGGCTGTCTATTGTTTTGTGTTAGGCGCTAATCCACCGTGGGAGGTGGTGTAAGGATATGTGCATAGAATATGAGGTCGTCATGGTATTGACAAGATTTCCTTCTTACCTAATGGTATATTCTTGGTGAGATTTAAGGAAATGAAGGATAAAGAGGAAGTGCTGAATGCTGGTTATCatatgtttgataacaaaccgTTGATAGTGAAGCCTTAACAGGAGAATGTTGATCTTTTAAAGGAAGAAGTGAAAGTGGTTCCAGCATGGATTCGTATTCATGGCTTGCCTCTCAAATTCTGGGGGTCATGTTTACCTGCCATTGCTGGACTGGTTGGCCCATATATAAAGTCTGATGCTGCAACTGTGGAGAAAACGAGGCTAGGCTTTGCTAGGACAATGGTTGAGTTGAAGGTAGGGCAAGTTTTCCCTTCAGCAGTTAAGTTTAGAGATGAGAATGGGCAAATTGTTCAGCTAAAGGTTGAATATGAGTGGAAGCCAATCTTGTGTGAGAAATGTAAGGGTCTAGGGCATGAAGGTAAGAATTGCAGAAGGGATCAGCACAGGCAGGTTCAGGTTAAGCCAGTTGGTAGGAAAGTTTGGTGACCAATCCCTAAAACCAGTGGGAGGGACTCTACTATATCTGATAAAGAGTTTCCTGCCCTGACTGTGGTAGTCCCTCGTGTGAATAAGCCAACAACTGAATCAACAGCTACTGCAGGTACTCCTAAATCGCCAACTAAACCAGAAGCAGCTGCAGGAGTATCAGATTCTGATCCTGCTGTTTCTGGTGATGATAATCAGGTGGTTGAGGTTACAGATATTACTGATGAGGAGTTAGATGATGTGGAAATTCAAGTAGAGGATATTGGTGACCCACAAATTAATTCTTCCCATAATGAATAATATAGGGTTTTGGAACGTGCGGGGTATGAATAGTGTAAATAAGCAAAAAATTGTTAGAAGTTTTATTCAGAATAATGAAGCTTGTTTATTTGGTTtgttagaaacaaaaataaatggTGTTAATGTAGGTAATATAGCTCATAATATGCTTGAGGGGTGGAGTGTCACAACCAATTGTAGCTTGCATAAAGGAGGAAGGGTATGGTTATTATGGAGGCCAAACATTTTTGAGGTTCAAATTATTCAATATGATCCTCAATTTATTCACTCCAAAGTTATTGTGAAAGCTACTCAGAAAAGTTTCCTCCTTACTTTTGTTTATGCTTTTAATGAGGGCT from Silene latifolia isolate original U9 population chromosome 2, ASM4854445v1, whole genome shotgun sequence encodes the following:
- the LOC141640814 gene encoding uncharacterized protein LOC141640814, with the protein product MARSTSSKSPKKHRNSTSSNEVVKGSDGRTGSEKKKGPDEEDVLRTKPMHEVNPVPGLSFEDEENPDASIQWVTKRGKKNGKNSVVVETIDSNDENNDTEMDELLQFTNEDVSEEIAYWNQAVYCFVLGANPPWEENVDLLKEEVKVVPAWIRIHGLPLKFWGSCLPAIAGLVGPYIKSDAATVEKTRLGFARTMVELKVGQVFPSAVKFRDENGQIVQLKVEYEWKPILCEKCKGLGHEGKNCRRDQHRQVQVKPVVPRVNKPTTESTATAGTPKSPTKPEAAAGVSDSDPAVSGDDNQVVEVTDITDEELDDVEIQVEDIETKINGVNVGNIAHNMLEGWSVTTNCSLHKGGRVWLLWRPNIFEVQIIQYDPQFIHSKVIVKATQKSFLLTFVYAFNEGSERLDLWDKLRTFARPCTPWAIAGDFNTVLSPDERLSATTKQEDMEAFVDCLADCGMTDIHATGAYFTWTNKQDPNHRKYSRLDRFLINQDWLDEFPDMNAHFHPEGIMDHTPCIVRNTRLDGRRNTSFKYFNMWGSAPEFLEIVQHTWSQQICGYTSV